One Cucumis sativus cultivar 9930 chromosome 1, Cucumber_9930_V3, whole genome shotgun sequence DNA segment encodes these proteins:
- the LOC101214929 gene encoding kinesin-like protein KIN-14C → MASRNQNRPPRSPAKKDVPDDVPLDKRRKIAAGRILGPAAGARGRQPFVDVNNRQGVSASDACSTEDSECGTVEFTKEEIDSLLSEKLKGKKFDLKGKVDQITDHNKRLKLCIKWFQQIEESHLLEEERLRTALESAEKKCSAIELEMKERADEFSSTVSVLRDNVASLEEKMTKEESDKLDAIECHKREKDARLAAENLQASLSSDLEKALQEKLAAEKRLASNEDLYKRAQEYNISLQQYNSKLQADLDTTSESLKRVGMEKMTVVENLSTVRGHNKTLQEQLKSLKASLEEAVKQKDTLTNDIKCLREELQQVRHDRDRLTSQVLALTADLEKLKEASGKSCIELDSLTMKTNSLEETCSSQREQIRVLDHQLTAANEKLKRADLSAFQTRSEYEEQKRYISDLQSRLADAELQITEGEKLRKKLHNTILELKGNIRVFCRVRPLLPDDGVETTVVSYPTSTEAAGRGIDLSQSGQKYPFTFDKVFNHEASQQDVFVEISQLVQSALDGYKVCIFAYGQTGSGKTYTMMGRPEASEQKGLIPRSLEQIFQASQALQSQGWKYKMQVSMLEIYNETIRDLLSTHRSGGSDITRTENGVLGKQYTIKHDANGNTHVSDLTIVDVCSIREISSLLQQAAHSRSVGRTQMNEQSSRSHFVFTMRISGVNESTEQQVQGVLNLIDLAGSERLSRSGATGDRLKETQAINKSLSCLSDVIFALAKKEDHVPFRNSKLTYLLQPCLGGDSKTLMFVNISPDPSSVNESLCSLRFAARVNACEIGIPRRQTTMRPVDSRLSYG, encoded by the exons ATGGCATCTCGAAACCAGAATAGGCCCCCTCGTAGTCCAGCT AAAAAGGATGTTCCAGACGATGTTCCCTTAGACAAAAGGAGGAAGATTGCAGCTGGAAGAATATTAGGGCCTGCAGCTGGTGCCCGAGGAAGACAACCGTTTGTAGATGTTAACAATAGGCAGGGGGTTTCTGCTAGTGATGCGTGTAGCACCGAGGATTCTGAATGTGGTACCGTGGAGTTCACAAAAGAGGAGATTGATTCGTTGTTAAGTGAGAAGCTAAAAGGGAAGAAATTTGACCTGAAG GGGAAAGTGGATCAAATAACAGATCATAACAAGAGGCTCAAGCTTTGCATAAAATGGTTTCAGCAAATAGAGGAAAGTCATCTACTTGAAGAGGAAAGACTTCGAACTGCTCTAGAATCTGCTGAGAAGAAATGTTCGGCTATAG AGttggaaatgaaagaaagagcGGATGAGTTCTCTTCCACTGTTTCAGTGCTAAGGGATAATGTTGCGTCtttggaagagaaaatgacTAAAGAGGAATCTGATAAGCTG GATGCAATTGAGTGtcataaaagagagaaagatgCCCGACTTGCCGCGGAGAATTTACAAGCTTCACTTTCAAGCGACCTCGAGAAAGCTCTTCAAGAGAAATTAGCGGCTGAAAAGAGG CTTGCCTCTAATGAAGATTTGTACAAGAGGGCACAAGAGTATAATATCAGTCTTCAACAGTATAACAGTAAACTCCAAGCTGACCTTGATACAACCAGCGAGTCACTCAAACGAGTAGGAATGGAGAAAATGACAGTTGTGGAGAATCTCAGCACAGTGAGAGGTCACAATAAGACGCTGCAGGAACAATTAAAATCTTTGAAA GCTTCATTAGAGGAGGCAGTGAAACAAAAAGATACGTTGACGAATGACATCAAGTGTCTTCGGGAAGAGCTACAACAAGTGAGACATGATCGCGACCGTCTAACAAGTCAGGTGCTGGCCTTGACCGCCGACTTGGAGAAACTTAAAGAGGCCAGTGGTAAATCATGTATTGAATTGGATAGCCTaacaatgaaaacaaattccTTGGAG GAGACATGCTCTTCACAAAGGGAGCAAATACGTGTGCTCGATCACCAACTAACAGCtgcaaatgaaaaattaaaa AGAGCAGATTTATCTGCTTTCCAAACTAGGTCAGAATATGAAGAACAGAAAAGGTATATCAGTGACCTACAAAGCCGCCTAGCAGATGCAGAGCTGCAAATTACAGAGGGAGagaagttaagaaaaaaacttcataACACGATACTG GAATTAAAAGGGAATATCCGTGTATTCTGTCGAGTGCGACCCTTGCTACCTGATGATGGTGTAGAAACCACGGTTGTCTCCTATCCAACATCAACAGAAGCTGCGGGCCGGGGTATCGATTTGTCACAAAGTG GGCAGAAATATCCATTCACGTTTGACAAGGTGTTTAATCATGAGGCATCTCAGCAAGATGTTTTTGTAGAAATATCCCAACTGGTGCAGAGTGCACTTGATGGCTATAAG GTTTGCATATTTGCTTACGGTCAAACAGGATCCGGTAAAACTTATACAATGATGGGAAGACCCGAAGCTTCAGAGCAGAAAGGTTTGATACCACGATCTCTtgaacaaatatttcaagctaGTCAAGCCCTTCAATCTCAGGGATGGAAATACAAAATGCAG GTTTCCATGttagaaatatataatgaaacCATTCGTGATTTACTGTCAACACATCGATCAGGCGGTTCTGACATAACAAGGACAGAAAATGGTGTTCTTGGTAAACAGTACACCATTAAGCATGATGCAAACGGGAATACACACGTTTCCGATCTCACCATCGTTGATGTTTGCAGTATTAGAGAGATCTCTTCACTCCTACAGCAGGCTGCTCACAGCAG GTCCGTAGGTAGAACTCAAATGAACGAGCAGTCATCAAGAAGTCATTTTGTATTTACTATGCGTATATCAGGCGTAAATGAG AGCACTGAACAGCAAGTTCAGGGTGTTCTAAATCTCATTGATCTTGCTGGAAGTGAACGGCTTTCAAGGAGTGGGGCAACTGGGGATCGGTTGAAGGAAACACAG GCTATCAACAAAAGTTTGTCGTGTTTGAGCGATGTCATATTTGCCTTGGCTAAGAAGGAAGACCACGTCCCTTTTAGGAACTCCAAGCTTACGTATCTTCTCCAG
- the LOC101209135 gene encoding oxygen-evolving enhancer protein 3-2, chloroplastic, producing the protein MAQAMASMAGLCGSSQAVLEGSLQISGSSRLSVASTIRPSVPRSGLIIKAQQVPVEPETSRRAVLGLVAAGLASGSFVQAVLAEAKPIKVGPPPPPSGGLPGTLNSDEPRDLDLPLKDRFFLQPQSPAMAVARAKESAKDIINVKGQIEKKAWPFVRDDLRLKAEYLRYDLKTIISAKPKEEKQALKDLTGKLFQDINNLDYAAKIKSSSEAEKYYAQTVSTLNDVLSKIG; encoded by the exons ATGGCACAAGCTATGGCATCAATGGCAGGACTCTGTGGTTCCTCTCAGGCTGTATTGGAAGGTAGCCTTCAAATTAGTGGCTCATCCCGCTTGAGTGTGGCTAGCACCATCAGACCTTCCGTCCCCCGTTCTGGGTTGATCATCAAAGCCCAGCAAGTTCCTGTTGAACCTGAGACCAGCCGCAGGGCTGTTCTTGGCTTGGTCGCCGCCGGTCTTGCTTCCGGCTCTTTCGTTCAAGCCGTTCTCGCTGAAGCTAAGCCCATCAAAGTCGGTCCTCCCCCACCTCCCTCTGGTGGACTCC CTGGGACTCTGAACTCGGACGAGCCAAGGGACTTGGACCTTCCATTGAAAGATAGGTTCTTCCTGCAACCACAAAGTCCAGCAATGGCTGTGGCAAGAGCAAAAGAATCAGCCAAAGACATTATCAATGTAAAAGGGCAGATAGAGAAGAAGGCTTGGCCATTTGTTCGTGATGACCTTCGTCTTAAAGCAGAGTACCTTCGTTATGATCTCAAGACAATCATTTCTGCTAAGCCTAAGGAAGAGAAGCAGGCCCTTAAGGACCTCACCGGAAAACTCTTCCAAGACATCAACAAT TTGGATTATGCAGCAAAGATTAAGAGCAGCTCAGAAGCAGAGAAGTATTATGCTCAGACTGTGTCAACTCTCAACGATGTTCTCTCCAAGATTGGTTAG
- the LOC101205519 gene encoding uncharacterized protein LOC101205519 gives MERNYGFLVCILVLVIDAVAGLLGIEAEKAQNRVVLESLSISLGECSRKPRDDAFSRGLAASILLGLAHVIAKVLGGCKCICIRNKQNSQEPSANQLLGSLFMILSWITLAIGFSVLMAATMDNSKWKNSCEISSHGLFLGGGIVCFFHGLCTVAYYVSATAAYREEQRDSKPIPEPQRV, from the exons atggaaagaaactATGGCTTTCTGGTTTGCATTTTGGTATTGGTAATCGACGCTGTTGCCGGACTACTCGGCATTGAAGCTGAAAAGGCTCAGAATCGG GTGGTACTTGAATCTCTTAGCATTTCGTTGGGTGAATGCAGCAGAAAGCCGAGAGATGATGCTTTTAGTCGGGGGCTGGCTGCATCCATTCTTCTTGGTCTTGCTCATGTCATTGCTAAAGTGCTTGGTGGGTGCAAGTGCATTTGCATTAGGAATAAGCAAAATTCTCAAGAACCAAGTGCAAACCAGCTATTGGGATCGCTCTTCATGATTCTCTCATG GATTACTTTAGCTATTGGGTTCTCGGTGTTGATGGCTGCAACGATGGACAACTCCAAGTGGAAAAACTCTTGTGAGATATCAAGTCATGGCCTATTTTTGGGTGGTGGGATTGTGTGTTTCTTTCATGGGCTCTGTACCGTGGCTTATTATGTTTCTGCAACAGCAGCCTATAGAGAAGAACAGAGGGATTCCAAACCAATTCCTGAACCACAACGTGTATAA